The proteins below come from a single Xenopus tropicalis strain Nigerian chromosome 9, UCB_Xtro_10.0, whole genome shotgun sequence genomic window:
- the wi2-2373i1.2 gene encoding forkhead box C1-A, with translation MFDHTQYPYNCFNYDGDDYPACSSDEEKKFNRPAYSYIALIAMAIQQSPDSKVTLSGIYDFIMKKFPYYRSNQRAWQNSIRHNLSLNSCFVKVPRTEGNEKGKGNYWSFASGCESMLDLFENGNYKRRRRRRNMKKCQKDRKQNQAQALHPGEFSTSSSTAHVIYGNEKRTESTSRQMETDSLYPISNRQSQTSSSLGKSDEIKFSIDYILSAPDPLPVLRSQHNVLDNKYHMVETQQLNLQFWSL, from the exons ATGTTTGATCACACTCAGTATCCCTATAATTGTTTCAATTACGATGGGGATGACTATCCAGCCTGCAGCTCAGATGAGGAAAAGAAATTTAATAGACCAGCCTACAG TTACATTGCTTTGATTGCAATGGCCATCCAACAAAGTCCTGACAGCAAAGTGACCCTGTCTGGGATATACGACTTTATCATGAAGAAGTTCCCTTACTACAGATCAAATCAAAGAGCCTGGCAAAACTCCATTAGGCACAATTTGTCTCTCAACAGTTGCTTCGTGAAG GTTCCAAGGACGGAAGGCAATGAGAAGGGTAAAGGAAACTACTGGTCTTTTGCATCAGGGTGTGAATCAATGCTTGACCTTTTTGAAAATGGCAATTATAAAAGAAGACGGAGAAGGAGGAACATGAAGAAATGCCAAAAAGATAGGAAACAAAATCAGGCACAAGCACTTCATCCTGGGGAATTTTCAACCTCCAGCTCTACCGCACATGTTATATATGGTAATGAAAAGAGAACTGAATCAACATCCAGACAAATGgaaacagacagtttatatccaATCTCCAACAGACAGAGCCAAACCAGCTCCAGCCTTGGAAAATCAGATGAAATCAAATTTAGCATTGATTATATTTTGTCAGCTCCAGACCCTCTGCCCGTTCTCCGATCTCAGCATAATGTTCTTGATAACAAGTATCATATGGTTGAAACACAGCAGCTAAACCTCCAGTTCTGGAGCCTATGA